Below is a genomic region from Nilaparvata lugens isolate BPH chromosome 3, ASM1435652v1, whole genome shotgun sequence.
aaaaccgtgtaactcatgactccttgaaggtacagacttgggaatggtatcgatctctttataatgatgtgtagaaagagattatcTATGATggaaatctcaaaaatgtttgtcatcatgaaaaaacaagatggcggcaaaaatatgttgattttcaagaaatcgtctgtaatcctaataatgtcgaggatatcagatcaattcagccatctggaagctccaaaataatcataccaCAATATCCGAAAGATTTATCCAATTCCACCAACTTTTACTATGGTAAATATAACCAATGGAAGGGAATTCAACTTTTTTGTTGTAATGGGAAACATCGCGaaaaattttctatcaattctctcagaatcatgtgGCGTCGTAATGTGtaagaattttatatcaaacTAATGGGGAGAATGtatcctttctattggtgtctagataatttttatccgaccaATAGttattgttaattaataaaaaattatgttcgtcaatgtcgagacatttcgaacATAAGACATGcaagaaacttttttgtttcaaaaaatacgTGGGTTgagaaagcgagaaagtttcttagaaataattgaaattattttcccaattgtcaaaagtagtcggaagaacGAACCTAGTCAACGTGTTCCAAGTGGCTCATTAAAAGGAGCTTCTATCATTTAggggattttatttatttatttattagatagagcgaacaatacaatagtcggaaaagaaaaaaacaggctattgcccaaaacttcttcaatttcctgattttgtcacaaatcgtccaaatataatgtaggttatgttcacttcaatttcaacaccaaatcttcaatctgaaactatgaatcagaataaaacaaagaatttcaaatttagatggattgataataaaacttccgttaaaacaaaaaccaaacttcaaatattcacaaaatatagattaaaatttgaaaattaaaattttttgatGAAAGCTTTTCTGTACTGTGAAGCTGCTTACAGTTCACGTTctatgtttttaaattatttgacaAGATCTATCCAGGAAGACCTGGCCTTGATCACGACATTGGATATTGGGTTTTAGATGTTTATTGTCTCCCCTATTAGGGGATATAATATACATTATGTTTATTGTCTCCCTtattaaagaaaaataagattTGCTTAAAACTGCCAAAGGTCCTTAATATCAGCgtttctcattcaacaaatgaTGACAGTTCGGAtggaatctcactatagaaactTTGCTATTCACTCTGTTGACTGCCCCTTGAAGCCGACTTCTTCCGCATCCGAATGACTGACAAGAGCTCTGTTTATTCATATGATCAAACAGAAACAGGTGTTTTTCTCCCGAATCCGAACACGAGCAAGAGCTATAATCAATGTCAATGTACCTTTATTtatacactagccgtcaggctcgcttcgctcgccatatccgtctagccagggggctccgccccactggacccccgactgggtcgtccaagaatgagattagcaggctcgcttcgctcgcctgcatttttttcatgttaggacaatcaagtcaggggttcagactaaacgtctggctaaacggatatggcgagcgaagcgagcctgacggctagtaatataatattcccaggattgaagtagcagtgcccaatcaatttttccgcgataaatgcatttaaatcttcaacttggtgccaacctaacaaagtcaactcaacttaatgccaacctgacaaaattattaatttagttgccagttaacaactgtttcgcaGAGAacaaacactagtattattgcCACAGTGTTGtataatatttccaaagcttcaaaattaCATCTagttggaggctgtaagtccatattttacggctggagcgtcatcggaaaaagtactgtttgcagcggaaaacacgctttttccaccaaacgtcaatcccaacaattagaaaaccgtgtaactcatgactccttgaaggtacagacttgggaatggtatcgatctctttataatgatgtgtagaaagagattatcTATGATggaaatctcaaaaatgtttgtcatcatgaaaaaacaagatggcggccaaaatatgttgattttcaagaaatcgtctgtaatcctaataatgtcgaggatatcagatcaattcagccatctggaagctccaaaataatcataccaCAATATCCGAAAGATTTATCCAATTCCACCAACTTTTACTATGGTAAATATAACCAATGGAAGGGAATTCAACTTTTTTGTTGTAATGGGAAACATCGCGaaaaattttctatcaattctctcagaatcatgtgGCGTCGTAATGTGtaagaattttatatcaaacTAATGGGGAGAATGtatcctttctattggtgtctagataatttttatccgacctatagttatttgttaattaataattatgttcgtcaatgtcgagacatttcgaacATAAGACATGcaagaaacttttttgtttcaaaaaatacgTGGGTTgagaaagcgagaaagtttcttagaaataattgaaattattttcccaattgtcaaaagtagtcggaagaacGAACCTAGTCAACGTGTTCCAAGTGGCTCATTAAAAGGATCATTTAGGGGATTTTTTGATGTCAAAAGCTTTTCTGTACTGTGAAGCTGCTTACAGTTCACGTTctatgtttttaaattatttgacaAGATCTATCCAGGAAGACCTGGCCTTGATCACGACATTGGATATTAGGTTTTAGATGTTGATTGTCTCCCCTATTAGGGGATATAATATACATTATGTTTATTGTCCCCCTtattaaagaaaaataagattTGCTTAAAACTGCCAAAGGTCGTTAATATCAGcgtttttcattcaacaaattatgACAGTTCGGAtggaatctcactatagaaactCTGCTATTCACTCTGTTGACTGCCCCTTGAAGCCGACTTCTTCCGCATCCGAATGACTGACAAGAGCTCTGCTTATTCATATGATCAAACAGAAACAGGTGTTTTTCTCCCGAATCCGAACACGAGCAAGAGCTATAATCAATGTCAATGTAcctttatttatacatttctATGATCAAAGTCATAGATATaatctacagtaactatataacctggttgtaattattataatcaagcAGGTGTTTTTTTTCTGCCAACGTCTCCCCAATGACTCCCCATGTCAATTCTATTGAAAACAGAAGGACAAAAGAAAAAGTCGGCTCCAATGTCTTCATAAGTTATCGTATGTGATTTATTGTTGGTAGAGCCTTTATTGGAATTGAATTATGctataatgaaataattgaataattggtTTATTCAGTTGGAAACGCTTtgtatataaaattaatatcattttTCAGCTCCAATCAAACGTTTTTACCGGAAAACGGgtatattgaaaagtgatggcCATTTTGAAGTTACTCTTGATCAAAGGAAGCTGAAAACTCCGATGGGAAGAGTGTTCAGTGTTGACTCGGAGCCTCTAGCTTTGGCTGTTGCAGCAGAGTGGGACGCACAGAAATCAAACATCGTTCAGAGTAACATGCATTTGGTACCTAAGCATCCTCAATGTTTATTCCACTATTCATTCTTACTTTATGTTCCAAGTCTCCGATGAATGCTAAATAtcaaatcaatcattcaatatttgaaatcgaGTATGCACTCATACAAGGAGTTGCTTCCAGCATTCAACagcaataagaaaaaataatttcataacaatttacaatattttaacaACAAAAAGATACAGGCGATAAGACATTTTTTAGAAAGCATGATgaacattataaaaaaaactaatttataattatagataaatCAGATGCACCAATAATAACAGTGTAGATATGTTACAATGGTACAATTTAATTTAACATTAGATCTTATAAGCTATAATctggatagcaatatcatatttgaAATTATCACCATTATTCACATCACTCCTTCATTAACAacttgaattaatcaattttaacCACAATCACAAGCTGATTTGACATGAATCTAAATCCATCcattatcatgaatattatatagaataatagaaatagTTTTTCACGCAAACATAAAcgttccaagatggcggaacaaaattttgaagcgacagaaaagtTGTTTTTCAAATCGAATAGGAATCGAAATTCGTAAAAGAATTTATATCCTTTAGTGACTAGTGACACGgagaaatattaataaaatcaggtttctgagaaaattattttaatttgtgtttatttTTCAGACTGCTTTGTGTAGTACGGCTATCGATAATCCAaacaatttcaacaaatttgaacTTGTTCAAAAAATATTGGGGTACATGGACACTGATGCCATACTCTTTCATCCGACTGTGAGTAGAAAATGGATGCTTTTCTTGatctattttttctcaattgaatttgttaattattgaaagaaatgatGACTCTCTAATGTCTCATCAATGTATGCATGTTTAGTGACAAAAAATTATCTTCCCGTCGATCAAATTATGGTGGTTTTCGCTTCAACTGGTACATTTATATATGACAAAATAATTTCTGACATAAATTGACTAAattaataaagataataattttctttcaattccaCTTTATTGAGCACTAAAATTACTGAAATATACTGTAAAAATTTCGATATAGTCGAATTGatgattcaatcaatttatctcaattatgaagaGGACTAAAATTTTAGAGAGGCTCTAGAAATTATATcaggaataatttattatactatatCCTAGATTGATAAGGGGTTCGatctttataaattattattcttatctaGACTGAAGAATGAAGATACTGTCTTTGGGCAATCTGCTGTCAAAAATTAAGTTTCGTTCTTTTTCATCGAATCACCAAATTGGAACATTGAACTGGAAGGTACAAAATACTTGTAAACTTTTTAAAATCGAATAATTCCtagtataaaaattattttcaaatgaacaTAACTTTACTGGAAAGTTGTTCATGAATAAACAGCTGTATCTCAATATTGTGATAAAGAAATcattatttgttctattttACAGAATGAGAAAGATTTGATGGGCTTGCAGGAGAATGAGTGGTTGCCCATAATAGATTGGTTCAATGACAGATATTGCACGAATATTCAACCAACAGAAGGCATAAGTCCTCCTCAAATCAGCCAAGATAATAAGGATAAAATACAGAGTCATTTACTCTCTTATAACTTCGCTGCAGTAAATGGTATGTGAAACTTTTCGCGCATTATCAAGATTTACAATCTCAATTTAATTTACTAGACTAAATATACCTTATCAAGTATGACCAAGGTCTAtatcataaaaattcaataGTCTCTTACTAAATTTAACTATGCTAGCTAATACAACTTTTCAGCTATTCTTACAACTTAGATAAACAAATCACGGTGTATACATAGGGAAGGTGAATTGAATGATTGTTGAGAAATGGTGAATATCTAGTGTGTGAGCATCTTAAAACCAGAATTCTCTAAGCATTTAGATGTGAAACGCCTGATCGGGTTCAGGAAACCAGAAGAGGCCACCGTCGACCTATGTGATTCTCATTGAACGTCCGTACCATTAGTCTTCTTCAGCTTTTTGTCCTCAGCAACTGAGGACAATCGCTATTAGCACAAATTCCACCAGTCCACCTATTATCGGTGGTCTCCCGTCTGATTCCCTTAAGCCATTTAATTTGTTCaaaggaaaaaaatatatgCAAAATGATCAATGATAATTTATCTAAGGCCTCCAGTCATTACACCATTATTTATGCACTTGAATACGTATGAACATCTCAAATCATTTTCTACATTACTTATGCGTCTGCATGAgtaaaagaaagaaagaaatttaTGAGGATGACTCTTATTATAGTCTGTGTGAACTTGagacaagttgagacttggccctccatcctaAGCAATTACAAGGTGGCCAATTCATGTAAAATtgcaattttctcaaatttccaattcaacgtcagaattggatgtagaatatcatccccgatgtttccaattttaccataaaagttgaatttccttttaatccttcaaccctgaaacatGTTTAGCaatactaggatatcggggatgatattctataTCCAATTCTgatgttgaattggaaatttgagaaaattgcaattttacacgatttagcaaccctgtaatttctttggatggagggccaagtctcaacttattttacacagactatcgGCATAGGGAGTATGGGATTTATGACAATTGTTATGCCTAATCCACACTTGGCCCAGTCGCTGGCTAGCTTGGCCGCTGTAGTGTATGTCGAGAAAGAGTGAGTTTTCTCCCACTCTCACATCTCCTCTTTACTTTTGTGAGAGAGGCAGGGTCTCTCTTGGGAGTGGAGAGCTTTGTTGATTAGCAGTTTTCCTCAAGGGAGAATCTGACgcattttattcattgaaaagcatAGTCTAATAGTGGTAACATTCATTATTTAGTGAGTGACCCCTCCTGCTTCATGGATAGCGAGCTGTTTCCGTGTCGACTACCTAATTCAAAGTGACCAACGAGGTGCCAACATGTCAATACTTCTCAAAGGTATCGTGAATGAACTGATATGTTAATCAGCTTTCAAAAAAGTctcttttattcataaaattctccAACATTCCGAGCTCGAAGCGTCTCTCGAAGTCGTGGCCCCAAGGGCCCGTTACACCGCGTTGGTTCACTAGGTaaacggaggtagtggttgGTCCTTCCATTCATACTGCGTGCCCAATCAAGACAAACGGTAACTAACGTTGGCAAGCGCTCGCTACACGGAGAGCTTCATTCAAAATGGCAAATGAAATTGGAGTTGGAGGTTGAAAATATTGACTAGAAGGAACACAATAAGAACTACAACAAACAATAAAAAAGGTAACACCACAGAAAATCTCAACTCAATTACACAGTACACAGATCAAACCAGCAGAACACGAGAGTAGACGACTAATGCCGCACTCACATGTTGACACGCATTGACTGACTAGTGTGGGTGGGTGGTTTGCCAGTGCTGGCCTTCACTGGCCTTCGTTGGCCTACGCTGGGCTGGCCTCCAATTCACACATTGGCGCTGGCCGATGTTGGCCTCCTTTGGTCCAATATGTAGATGCGGCATCAAGTttcaatcaaacaaaaaatattttgactttGAGGTTGGAGATAATGCACAGACAATGATAATGTTTATTCAGAGCTTACGCTTGATATTCTGGAAgagcctattattattttaaattaatatatcgtgttattaattttttatacctTTCTATTATTAAACATTTGAATGTGGTAGAATTTAGTATTGTGACTTTATCTTTCTTCATAACCAGAACCTTACGATTATCTTATGGAGGCCTACATTAATGTCTGTTTCGGAATTTACTTGCGTAATCATCccataaaaattgtatttattccttcctcatagtccagtcaaggaaaggttatagagggaaaagtttggaagacaatttttgaccccgcagttctgtttagggtagtaagaaggtaaatatatcaaaagtctCCACCCTTACGCCcagtgctaagggggtgggggtggtttaaatgtaccattttttggtttctcgcataaaactcaaaaactatgtatcttaaggagttgactgtcatataacaaattaaagctaaatattcatcttacaactttttctatatttcctttagtttttgagatatccgctcttgaagatgtgacatttttgaaaaaaacgcGTTTGCCTCcaattgttttctatttttgctcttataactttttaaaaatcgatgggaaaaattcaTGCTGATCATAAGCTTAtagaattctcttcaatttgatgtgtaattccacacttttacgcatttccctacaactGTTGCAATagatttagtgttgagtgtgaaatctccagttttgcaacaatagaccaattgacaaagtaATTTGTAGGGAATGTTTTGAAAGCAATTTTTACTTtacagctttgttgagactagttagaaggagaacatatcaaaagtccccattcctaactcatgtgctaaggggatgagggtggtttaaatgtTGCATTTTTCAGTTTATTGCTTCCACGcttatcttgagaacaatgccttcaaccgacataactaactattcaaaaatgaaaattgataaattctctacactttttgatcagaggaattttgtgatatttccaacaTTTCTCGAGATATTCCCTCTttaaggtgtgtaattgttaaaattacAGCTTTTATCCagttttttgctctttcagggcttataactctccaacgaTGCATCGTAGAAATCAATGCTTACCGTAGGTTTCTAGAGCATTTAACtctctttgaaataatgtattatttcactattccaagttttcgaTTCATTGTTTCAGTAGCTTCAATGTAGGAGGTGGAATTTTCAATAAAGCAACAAGTGTCTCGAAAACTTAAgaatacatagaaaaagttgagatgaatattttaggaaattatgtaagcttcaattttgtatataacagttatgtcgataagatacatagttttcgagttatatgcgagaaaccagaAAATGGCACCTTTGAAcgacccccacccctttagcactgGGTGTAGgtgtggggacttttgatatgttcaccttcttactaccctaaacagaactgcggggtcaaaaattgtcttccaaacttttccctctataccctcttTTGAGCAATCATTGCCAGGACTATCAGGCAGTTGATCATTAAGTTTATGTTATTATGCAGTTGTTCTGATATAAATGTTAAAAAACTAACCTGTTACCTGTTTTCAAAGGAAATCAAAGATAATAGTTtcatattcacaatattgttgaatttttcttttagaAAACTGCAAATAATTAACAGTTTTTTGCTCTAATAGATTTATGAATTTAATAACAGTTTTTCTTGGCGTTTTCAGGGTTTGCGTTCGCTATTGAATCATTAAAGTCAGTTATATTGACTTTGTGCTGTGTGGATAGGCATATAAGCATAGAAAAAGCTGTAACGCTATCTAGGCTAGAAGAAGAATATCAGGTAacttaattttatcaattaaaattgaatttcaataagcTCAGTAcacaattatatacacatagTAGGTATAAATATGATGCCTTTTAATTGtttgtaaatatgaatattatttgtaagTATGAATACATTTACAAATAAATCATTTGCTCCAAATAAATAAGTTTAATGCTGTTTAAACTCCAACCGTTTTACAAAATGGATTatgaatacaatattttaatCAAATGCGGTTAGTTCATACTTTCATTATCttgcaaattaaaaaaaaaatattcctaTTATATCATTATTAGATATGCAATACATTTTTATACGGCTCAACACCTTTCTTGAATTAATATAAAAGTGACAAGCACATAAACGTGTACGTTGACAATGAATTAAATTGCATCTGCTTTCCTTCTCATTCAAACAGTAGCCTAGTgtatttcaaaatcaaaacgACTTTCGTAAATAGCCTCCATAGCAATTTGTTCAATCAGCTCTTGATCAATTCAATAAAGTTGTTATAAACCATatataattgaacgagcgttagcgagttcttacttttgactcaaTGCCAAAGTCGTTGTTCGTCTGTCTATGTTCgtcaataacttttgaaatacttgatcgatcagcttcaaaattgaacacatattcttcgaccctttttacagatcaagttcgttggacaacaaaatttaccgactccttcgtcctttttcagggtaaaacaaataacattgaaagtgcataagaaaacaTTTTGTGATTTATCATATTTAGTCAGCTGGagtattcattgcatgcaattactacagtttttccattcattcataacatcagctgaggctattttgggagctatcacacataCAGATCTTTATGCGCTGACACAttatttcagctggttaatatacaccataatttacaacttttacatcaacaaactaaaacggtttgagatatcaatgtgcggtttccgACATTCATTTTCtattggaactctgtatcgaaattaTGTATCAGATGACCACATTCTcgttaaaaaaatgaatttggattaatatgagaaacaaaaatattaaagcCACAGGGTaatttttgaagaatatttttttcatttcaaataggttccccaatgaaacctaattattgattgattgatactcttgtataaaaaatatttagctgttgccataattttcatcaactctgtataattaaaagttgcgggtttcaaaaattacaatGCAACATTatttcatgagcgagttctccaacccagggggtaaCTATTAGTTATTATAGTAGTTATTAttgtcatattattttattggaaaaatgaaaatgagtcCCTGTCTGTTGTGAAACATCTGCAGGCTAAGAAAAGCCAAAGTTAATTCCTGCTGTTGTATCAACCAATGGATTCGTGATCCAATAATGTACAAGAAGAGCATCTTGGAATAGACAAGTGGCATATAGTACTATTAGAGAGGCAGCAGTGCTGATATTGTGCAGCTAATATTATGAAAAACTGCTCAGCCTTTGAGGATCTCTAGGCATACGTGCCTAATGCAGCAACATATACTGAGTGAGTCATAATATTTAAGGGAACCCctcaataagttgaagacttTTTTGggtataatactgtaactttcaggataagttattggttaaaaactctaccttttgacgtacaactgaattttaaCCCCTCATAcgggggttgtaactcgaatatttttaatgtaaacacccattgtgtggtacatcattttaaaggccttctcaaaacaagaaagatgacagcAATAAAATGTTCTAAGATatctgtatccaaaatggcggctgattaaagttttagtttttacttgaaatttcaatcagccgacattttggatacaagtatcatagaacatttttatcgatgtaa
It encodes:
- the LOC111059633 gene encoding ATP synthase mitochondrial F1 complex assembly factor 2 isoform X2, which translates into the protein MFKRFLFKTLATFTVKQESVRHYPAPIKRFYRKTGILKSDGHFEVTLDQRKLKTPMGRVFSVDSEPLALAVAAEWDAQKSNIVQSNMHLTALCSTAIDNPNNFNKFELVQKILGYMDTDAILFHPTNEKDLMGLQENEWLPIIDWFNDRYCTNIQPTEGISPPQISQDNKDKIQSHLLSYNFAAVNGFAFAIESLKSVILTLCCVDRHISIEKAVTLSRLEEEYQTEYWGRVEWAHDLSQLDLQARVAAAVLFIHLNSSLHLIKSKQPATG
- the LOC111059633 gene encoding ATP synthase mitochondrial F1 complex assembly factor 2 isoform X1; translated protein: MLFKRFIFKTLATFTVKQESFRHYPAPIKRFYRKTGILKSDGHFEVTLDQRKLKTPMGRVFSVDSEPLALAVAAEWDAQKSNIVQSNMHLTALCSTAIDNPNNFNKFELVQKILGYMDTDAILFHPTNEKDLMGLQENEWLPIIDWFNDRYCTNIQPTEGISPPQISQDNKDKIQSHLLSYNFAAVNGFAFAIESLKSVILTLCCVDRHISIEKAVTLSRLEEEYQTEYWGRVEWAHDLSQLDLQARVAAAVLFIHLNSSLHLIKSKQPATG